In the genome of Lactuca sativa cultivar Salinas chromosome 3, Lsat_Salinas_v11, whole genome shotgun sequence, the window TAAATGACACAAAAACCActctttttacacagaaattcgattttgacactgtgttttttttgtgtcaattttgacactgtgttttccaatttgttacaattctgaccacttgaccggttaaccatgTTGCATgctgacgtgtcagttttgatgacgtggcatgctgacatgatatgctgacgtgtcaaaattgaatttttttctcacaaaaaacactaagttttcatttttttttcgattttgtcactacgtttaattttttctttcaactttgacactatgtttttttgttccaaatcgaacatcattttttccaattttgttcaatgttgacaattttctatttgaaaccgtataaatatttttttaatacatttaaaccgtataaatatgttttttttttttcatttaaaaaccatagttttgtataaatacattttttttacactcaaaccatatttttatgtataaatatgtattagctatataaaaattgtattttgggGGGTGTTTGGGGTATCTTTTCAAAGGGTAAAAGAACTTTTGGGAAAAGTTCCAAAAAGTCATGTTtccctgacttttccaaaaagtcagtTTTCCctctttaaaaaatccaaaaggaGCTTTCAAGAAACTTTTCCCAAACATCTTTTGTATGTTATCTTTTCCCAAAAGTTCTTTTCCCTCTCAAAAAGATATCCCAAACACCCCCTTTATATtaatatgcaactttaaaatgtgtttgaagGTTTATAGGTGTGTAGTTGATCAAAATTTggatatcaagtttgcaacccatcaaatttttacatcttattagaagcttatAGTTAGTTTGATTCTTatgatataactaatgctttgaatgtaagaaaaaaaacaccttgtatttaaataaaaatgtggtttttaaacgaaaaaaatatgtttatacggtttaaaatgtaataaaaaaatatatttatacggttttaaatgaaaaatagacaaaattgaacaaaatttgataaatgatgttcgattggaataaaaaaaacatagtgtcaaaattgaaataaaaaattaaacttagtgtcaaattcgaaaaaaaaatgaaaacttagtgttttttgtggaaaatTGAACCATGGTAATACAATTTTTTTAATTCGAAGGGGTTAATTAAAATTGTTATTAATTTATATCGAAGGGGTTAATTAAAATTGAACCATggtaatacaatttattttatttgatagAGTAggtatatgattaataaatatttGTATTTATGTAATTAAAAACGTttactattttattttagtttggAAACAAATGGGAAACGGACTCAAAGATTCAATCATTCAAAGATCTAGTCTTCTAGATCTGTACACATTGATCCTAATTTGCTGGGCTGTTAGGTTATTGAGTAAGGATTGGAAAGGGCCCAAATGGCAACATATAATTCAATAATTGTAATTTTAGGGTTTACAATTACATTACAATCGAATAAAGTTAAAAAAGAATGgtataaaaaatgtaaaaagaataatataataagaaattaagaatgaacaaggtAATATCATTGTATCCTAATATCAATTGGTTTTAATGAATGTAATAAGTTATGTACATATGTTGGTttttattaatgaaaaaaaaatactccctccgtcccaaaattatagtctatctttcctttttggtttgtcccaaaataatagtccacttccaAAAATAAAtagcatttttaccaaaataccctctcattattacttaacaaaCTAAGAATTTAATGGAACactaaatgcaaagtaaggacaaaactgtcattttattatataaagttagtggtaattaatgtttttcttaatctgtgtgttttttgtctgtggacaataatattgggacggagggagtaataaataagaaattttgataaacaaaaaaagaatattattttataaaaaatgaatTAAAATAAAGATAAATCATACAATAAGTTTGAACATAAACATATCTCGTTTCGTTACTATTATATGTTTTCTAAATAGTTAAAACCAAAACGTTTATGACCTACAAAAATTATAAACTAAAAAGAACTAGATATCAAAAAAACATAACTCTATTACTACAATAAAAAAATACTTTTGATTTATtctaatatatgtttatttttaatatatatttattatttactttaatattaatttaaaatatagtTACTTTTGTTAATAACTTAACATTAATACTACCTTTAGAGAATAAACCAAAGTTGAACTACATAAAGCACCCACTCCCCTCGCCGTCACTTTGAACCATGATAGCCCACACCAGAGCTTCAACTTCGCCATTGCCTTTTACTTCACCTTCTCCATTTCTCttctcaactttctctctctagaagatGTTTTCATGGACATCATTCATACTAACATTCTCTAGCTTCTTACTCACAGTTACTGCTCACTATTACAACTCCCAAACATCAGACTCACCATCGTTGTCATCGTCATCGTTGCCGGAATGGAAATCCGCCAGGGCGACGTATTACGCGGAAGCTGATCCCCGTGACGCAGTCGGTGGCGCGTGCGGGTATGGTGATCTGGAGAGGGGCGGATATGGGAAAGCGACTGCTGGATTGAGCACCGTTTTGTTCGAAAAAGGACAGATCTGCGGCGCGTGTTACGAAGTCCGGTGTGTGGAGGATCTCCGGTGGTGCATCCCGGGGACGTCGATTATCGTTACGGCAACTAATTTTTGTGCTCCGAATTACGGATTTCCGGCGGATGGAGGCGGGAAGTGTAACCCTCCGAATCCTCATTTTGTTCTTccgattgagatttttgagaagattGCGATTTGGAAGGCTTCAAACATGCCAATTCAGTATCGCAGGTACACATACATTCATTTTTTAGGGTATTTTTTTAATCATCAACTTGGGCGAAAATTGAGTATCtcgattttgatttttgaatataAACGCTCCTGATTCCTTCCGTATTCATTGTTCCGAATTTCGATTGAATTTAGTACAATAAATTTAGGGTTTGTAAACACCATCCGCCATTGACGcgtgaaaaatcataaaattgcaTCAATTTAGTTAGACAACACATGAATTTCTTCATGGACCCACATGACAGCTTATCTTCAGACTGTCAGCTTACTAGATGCTGAAATTCTGAACCTGAATCATGACTTTTACGCAAATTGCCATCAACAACATTCATAAAATTATTGTTTTACATGTGCTCATATAATTGATcgctttaaaaacaaaaaacggAAAAAGTTGATAGTACTTTTCAAATGCAAAATCAATGGATTCTCAATAGGGTTAAAAAAACACAAGATCTGTTTACAAAAAACTCAAATTTCCATTCTTGGCTCTAATCATTCCATTTCTTGACAGGATCAAATGCAGAAAGGAAGGAGGAATGCGATTCACCATTAATGGAAATGGGATTTTCTTATCTGTTCTTATCAGCAATGTTGGTGGTGCAGGGGATTTAATGGCTGTAAAGATTAAGGGTTCAAGAACAGGATGGCTTTCTATGAACAGAAACTGGGGGCAAAATTGGCATTTAAATGCTGATCTGAAAAATCAACCACTCTCATTTGAAATCACTACTAGTGATGGGTTAACTCTTACTTCTTACAATGTTGCCCCAAAAGATTGGGATTTTGGACAAAGTTTTGAAGGCAAACAATTTGAATCTTGAAGAGTGATAATAGTAATATACCTTTTGAGGTCATGTATTTAATTTCAAATTCATACTTTTTTTGTTTACCCTAAATATGTGAAATGTTTATGAGAATTCTTTTTTGGGTCTAAATCACTACACAACTTGATGTTGGCTATTGCAATAGGATTATAGGAGACAAGGTCAAGCCAAAAATTAACTTTATAGAtgatgcatgtgttatggacCCAACAATGTCTCATAGAAAAGAAAGTTAGCAAAAAATTGAGGTGAATGGCAAtgtaattgtttttatttttttttattttttacctaTTATAAAAAGCGTTGTGAAGAATACAAATTATATACTTAGAATATTGGGAGATATATGTtgttaaattaaatatattattgttattaattatataataatagtttttatactaagttgatatatgATAAGAAATACATTTATTGGAAATACATTTATTGCAAGCTCATAATAATTTTAATGGCCATATGTAAGAAATACATTTATTGCAAGCTCATAATAATTTTAATGGTCATATGATAAAAAGTACATTTATTGCAAGCTCATAATAATCTTAATGGTATCTGTTACACGGTTTGCATGTCAATACAATTGAATATAATTATCAATTTAGTGTTATGTTTTATCACTGGTTTATACAATTGAATATAATTATCAATTTAATGTTATGTTTTATCATTAGTTTATAACCCGCGATAATcatatttattaaattaattaaatttttatagttaaaattcaaaattattaattgattattttaaataaattattaattaagagattttttttagttatataaaattataatcgttgattcaaataaatacgtgaaattatattatcttataatttgtataatttattttattttttattataatggtattcatttaatgtaattagagtgcacattttaaaatttaaagtttaaaatgGAAAAACAATAGTTTGACAAATGACATGACATTAATTGGAGACTTAATAGGATGACACATGATAAAATACTAGCGGTCGTTTTCAAGAAGGTaatgtaatttttaattttatattgttttattattattattattgataattaatttattattagtGATTAATTTCCATTGATGTTGTACAATTttcaattattattaataaatatagcTTTTGTATACCcttgtttttattaaatttggtATTTTTGTTTAGGTTTAACTAACAACATATTTAAATTCTTTGAGTTATGTTAAAAATAGTATTTTGGACATTTGTTAAGCTTCTTTAACATTTCGATGTTTTATATTTAAGATctttaaattaacaaattaagtgTATTAGATTGATAAATTCAAAAAAATTAGCATTAAAACaataatgttttatatttaataacatattcaaATTGATAAATCtgtatactaataaaagagtagtcatTTTGTCATGTGTAACTATATTAGACCTCTTAATTAATATGatgtcacttgtcaatctattagttctttattttaaatttatagaccttctaattaatgtgatgttatttgtcaatatatttattctccattttaaattttaaattttatatcattgttttcattaattcacaaataaaaaatatctaatatatattaaaaattaattatatatatttatttgaatcaacgattataatttcacaaaACTAATATAAATATATCGTAATTAATAAtttgtttaaaataattaattaataattttaaggttttactataaaatttcaattaattttataaccgtggtttccacgggttataaactagtaaaatATATATGGTTGAAAGTCTAAAAGTTTGcattaaaataacaataataaagtATTTAATGCATTAGACATCAAATTAATATGATTTAGAATAAAATCTATGTCTGAACTATGTAAAAATAGTTACCTCTTTTATAAAGTATAAATTTTAGATTTGTAGATTTTCTAGATAATATCAATGCACTTTATTttgtgtttgtttatattttggGATTTTTTGATTGTTGTTGATTGAGTCGGATTCGATTGAATCAAGTTCTGACTTAGTTAGATGCAACAATATGTGGCTATGTCTGATTGAGTAAGAGATGTATCAGATGAGTCATGACCAGTCATGACCGAATCAGAGGATTCTAAATATGAtatgaaacaatctaaatttgaCCGAGTCATATTCAACCTTTTATCAGACCCATTAAAAAACATATCAAACAATTTCTAAGATGACAATATCTTGAAGTAAACTATACCGACAGGCCGACACAAccatgtttttaacttttatctTAAAATGACCACATATTTCACTAAACACACCTCATCTATTTGTTACGCTCCTTACAAAACGAATTCTTAAGGTGTTCACAAGATGCCTTTATTTGACGAATAAACTTTATGTCATTATGGCCTCGGTTCCAACCTTTATTGCTAACAAACAACTCCAGAAAATAATCTATGACTATTCAACTACCATATTAGTGGTTCGTGAATAGTCACACGTTATTAATCAAGCGAAAGCGAGATCATAGACTAAACAATCCGAATTCTCACACTTTTTCTATatctagttttttttatttgtttatattttatattcatttttCTGTTTTAGTATTCGTTCCGCTTTGTACCTATTGCCGATAGAAACGTTAGTGATGCATTTGTAAAGTAATTTCAAAGGTTCTTGCAAATTGACTCAATTACTGGTTCGGTGATTGGAGAATGGAGATGTTCAATCGACTTTCAATGTCGGTAGAAACATTATTGATGGGCCGCTTATTATTAACAAACTACTGGCTTGGCTGAAAAAATCGAAAAAGGAAGCTTTACTTTTCAAAGTCAACTTTGAAAAAGCTTTCAGTGCTTTGAGTTGGGACTTTATTGATTCTATTATGGATTAAATGATCTTTCCACGTTTTTAGTGAACCTGGATTCGAGGTGTCCCTCATCATCTAGAACTTCCTTCCTTGTAAATGGAACAATTACAAATGCATTTTTCTGTTAGTAAATGAGTTATGCAAGGAGACCCTTTATCTCATTTCCTATTTATAATGAGTTATGCAGTCATGACGAAGACTTGCGATGTTGGTGTTTTTCATGGGAATCAATCCCCTAACAATGGTTCGGTTGTTTCACATCTCTTTTATGCAGAAGATGTGCTATTTGTATGGGATTAGAGCACTTTAAATTGTCAAAACTTAGCGAGAATTCTTAGATGCTTCAACTTAGCATCGAGGTTAAAAGTTAATTTCTCAAAAAGTAGGGTTTTTGGTATTGATGTGGAGTCTACTCGAGTGGATTAAATGGCTCTAATGCTTAACTGTCAATCAACTGCTTTCCCTTTTTCCTACCTTGGGGTCCCTGGTGGGAGCTAATATGTCTCTTCACAAGAATTGAAAACCGGTGGTAGATAAATTCCAAAGTAGATTATCACTGTTGGAAGGCAAAAACACTATCATTTGGCTGGAGAATCACCTTTATAAATTCTATCCTTGGTAGTTTTTTGAATTACTACTTCTCCATATTCAAAGCATCATTGGGAGTCATTTACTTGCTAGAAAGAATTAGGAGGAGATTTTTATGGGGAGGAACCGATTAAAATTCCAAAATTTGTTGGGTTTCTTGGGATAAGGTCTTATCCCCAAGTCTTACGGTGGCCTTGGATTCGTCAGTCTGAGAGTCACAAATCTTTCGCTGATTGCGAAAGTAGTTGTGGAGACTAAAATCAAATCCATCATCTTTGTGGGAAAAAAATAATACTAGCTATTCATCAAAGTAACCACAAATGTAAATTTTTTCCATTAAAATTAGAGATTGTTGGCTCCTAGAAACAACTTGTTAAATCTGTTTCTGAATTCATGGATTTAGATATTGATTTAGCACGCATGTTTAAATGTGTTTTGGGTCGGGATGATAAGCTATGTTTTTGGCGTGAGCAATTGGTTGGTACAAAGCCTTTTTGTGATAAATATCCACTGTTATTTGATCTAGAACCTGAGAAATTATGTTCCTTGGAAAAAAAGATATGAAATTATTAGTGTAAATATCTCTTGGTGTTGGTTTTGGAAATGAGAGCCCAGTAAAGTTGATGAACTTATACAAATACACAATTGCATGAAAGAGATAAGTCAAATTAATCTTTCAGATCATAATGACTAATGGAAATGGTTTGGAGATGATTCATGTGCTTTCAAGGTTAGTTCTTTGCATAAATTAATTGAGTAAAAAATATATCATCTGGATGGCTATACGCGTTGAATAAAATTCCAACTAAGGCACCCTTAGTTTCTTCATATCGGTGTGTATTATGTGGTGTTTCCGAAGAAACTACACATCATTTACTTATCACTTGTTCTTTTGCCCAACAAATATGGAACCGTGTGACCTCGTGGTGTGGTGTAGAAACTGTAACAGTAACAACTGTTGAATAGTTGCTTATCGATCGCAAGAATTATAATAAACAGTCAAAAGTTGAGAAATGTATCCATGTTATTTTCTTAGCTACCTGATGGCTCTTGTGGAAAGCTAGAAATTATCGAATCTTCAACAATAAAATCATAACTATAGTTGGTTTGATTGGTGAAGTAAAGGCAAACACATTTTTATGGATAAAACACAAAAGTAATAGCAATTCAATAGATCGGAGATTATGGATTGTCTCTCCTATTCCATGATCCGGAGTTATCTCAAGGTTTGCACAGGGAGGGAGGGACGGCCCCTACCccgagtatcttggcctacaacacatagTTGGACCGCCCTCAACTCaacacataatatgtcgacatgcCACATAGATACACTGACAATCCCACACACATGCAACTAATTAACAAGTCTACCTGCCAAACAAAATATCTCATGATAAACACATCCTATCCAAAGAGGATACATACTGCAATATAaattatagtgagaaaactcacatgaGCTAAACAACAAAAGCTCAACAACAATCTCAACAACAAAATAGCTAACACGAGCCACCTAATATCAAACCGAGACCAGTTCTTAGCCAAATACTCAATTTTACCCAAGTTGGACCAATTGTtaaactggtcaaaaagtcaatggtcaaagtaaAAAAGTAAACATTCTGGTCAACAGGTACTCCACGCCCTTATTTAGGCACCCTGCGCCTACAAGAAGACAAAAAAGTCGAGCTCCTTGGCCAAAACAAAGCGCACaccataaaaccctaaaaccGTGTCGTGCCCTCGCTTAATCCAAATGGCAaaatgacttaatccataaagtaaaTCCTTAAATTCCCATACTTGATCCTTAACaatgtcctaatggataaagtttccaactttatccattaagacactcCAATCAAGCAAGATTTAAACTTTAAGTCTCATAAAGTCCAAGAATGCATCTTTCTTGACTTAATATAATAAGTCAAAGTCTTCCACTTTTAGATCTGAATTAACATGatgtctaaatggataaagtttcaaactttatccattataaggCCACAAACTTCCAAGATCTAAAATCCTAAGTTGAGAAATGACCaaaaaatcatatttctttatgtaTGGAGTCAGTGGCGGAACCATGAATTTTGATATGGGGGTACTTTGTcaacatatattatatatgtagttATCTAATATCGGGCATTAAAAAACATGTTATAATCTCTTTAGGAAGGGGTATAATAACAAGAAAAATGTTTACaaacaatattatatatatatatatatatatatatatatatatatatatatatatatatatatatataagttcaatacAGAACCATTATTATTCAAGGAACCAAGGAGCCAATCCAAACCGTCagaatttaaagcgatcaacggcAAAAGAAAGAGTTGTAAATTTTTATAATGGACGCACATGTACCGGATTATAACAAAACCCACtttctttttttcatttaaattttttttaggtcaagttttttatcgaaaaaaaaaatctgaatataccgttgttcacgatttttcgtcctctttccatagagatcgatgatgatatataaaaaacgaactttttttcgaaaaaacccacttaattttcttatttttttcaatatttaagcttttttttttttttataaaaaaaactaattataccaaaaatataattttttgtactctattaataaacatcaacaccgatttaaaaaaaaaaacctcgaaTAAtatagattcacactgtgaatctaaactgtaaatatttcattttttaacattcacaatatgaAAATTCTCGAACAGTTCAGATTCTGAGAAGGTTCACAAAAAAAAACctcgatcagttcagattcacactgtgaatctgatttattattatacacactgtgaatctaaacatgtttacaatatgaatctgaacaagttcacaatgtgaatctaaactgaaatatctttttttttttttttttttttttttttttaatatgaatatgaatctatgtttaaaaagtacaaaaaatatgaattttgatatatttattaatttttttctataaaaaatagaccttaacttttttcattaaagaaaatgaagtgagtttttttcgaaaaaaaagttcgctttttatatattatcatgaatctctatggaaagaggacgaaaaatcgtgaacaacggtatattctttttttttttttttttttttttttttttttttttttgataaaagaatggcctaaaaaaatttttaaacgaaaaaaaagtGGTGGGTTTTTTAGTAAAGGGTgaattttttggtataatccggtGTGTGTGCGTCCAATATAAAAATGTACATTTATTTTCTTGGccgttgatcattatgatttccgaTGTTCACGATTGGTTTCTTGGTTAATTATGATTCActattgaacctcaccatatatatatatatatatatatatatatataacaatttttTGGGGGTACTGTAGTACCCCCAATGCCCCATCTAGCTCCGTCGCTGCATGGAGTAAAGAAAGCTTTTACATACACTCTACTCCACCAAATGACCAAATAACATCCTACACATCAACCAAAATCTCAAAAGTTCTTCCAACTCAATGCAATAAGCCACAAAGGGACCAAAACTTGCTAAAGTGGACCAAAAACCCAACAAACACTTAGATCTATAGATGAATTGCAATAAATCTTGGATCTATAAGGCTTACCAAGTCCTAGAAGGTTAATAAAGGTTGAATACTTCAAATGCATAGCTTCAAAGACCAATCTTTCTTGTTATTCTTCCTTCTAGAGCACAATACCACCAAAAAAAGAGCACCAAATGGTCATTAAGAGAGTACCAAAAGGGATTTAGGGGAGTTAATGAGCTCTGAACACttcaatggaggctagggtttcattagAGGTGTTCTAGAGGAAGCGAAGGCTGAAAATGACGAAACCTTGGGATTAATGACCTTTAAATaccccaaaaccctaaaaagtgtGCAACCCACTAGGCCGGGGTCACCACACGTTCATTAAAGGGCGCTCCGCGCTTCTCAGATAAGTTCATGATTTTTCAGTTTTCAGCTtcaacttcaaacaatcataacttcttcgtttccaCCTCATTCTCAGTGATCTTTATATGCAAGAGAATGTACTGACAAACCCTGCAATtttatctaattacttttgacttaaagcATACCAAACTAATTTCATTAATTTATGCAAGAAGTCTACATGTCACTTTTTCCCATTCTACCATTTGGCTCCAAATCACAATTCAAGGGCTTAAATCACTTAACTAACATTATCAACATCCAAGAAGGTCTAAAATCTATTCCCTTGAAGCCCAAGACCTTTATTCGATCAAATTATGGTCCGCTATCCTAAGATCATAAGCATCACGAAACTGGATGTTACATTACTACTAAGTGCCATCATTAAATCTATTGTATTTTTTGGGACCAACAAACTCCCTATTTGACGATGACAAAATAATAagtaatattttgatttttttattcacACAAGTAAGATATATTTCAACGTACATTAGCTGAATATATAATCTTGCATGGCTCGATTCAAAACATCTGTAGCAGTGTGAGCATTGTTAACTCTATCAACATCATCCACAATTACTTTCTTCACTTTGACAAGCCGATAATTTCTCAATTTTTATCTTGTTGTCCAACATagttaggggtgttcgtttggatggatcggtttaatccgatccgatcaagtgaatcaaaattaatttcggttttcaaaacgtagatccaaatagtccaaactaaattcaaatccgatccgatccaaccaaattataattcggttggatcggttttttacaattcggttttcaagaattaagacatttcaacaaatatataactttagtattaacttattttataatataaactaaaaaatattgtttaattagttgtgaattaaaacttataaataactatcaagaaaaatatattataatttactactttatagacaatttttttttgataagAAGTACATATTAAAGTATTATAGTAGATGAAAAATTTTAATATACTAAAagaataatttagtaaatttataaattattaaagatatatattaaatagaacaaaataattataaattgcaatcggtttttttggactatttggtttttattttacaaaccaaaaccaatccgaaatccaaaataataattcggttttgctaaaaaccaatccaaaaatccgaatatccaaaccaaatagtccgatccaaattgtccaattggacaattcggttttatccaaatagtgaacagtccTAAACATAGTAGCCATGATTTTATAACCATTTTATAGCCAGATAGTATCCTATAGCATCATGTGAGACTTTAGCTAATTCCCTAAAGAAAATAGATAAGGAGTATCCATAATTTTATAACCACTTTTTTTCTAATGTTATATATTGAGGATTTAGTTTCTACATCATTCCAAAAGAGAGCACACCTTTCTAAGATGAGAGCATTAATAACACTCGATCTCCTACTTTGACCAAATTCTTTAAACCACGCTCATACAACACTAACCAACCATACCACATATTTTTG includes:
- the LOC111921846 gene encoding expansin-A13 codes for the protein MFSWTSFILTFSSFLLTVTAHYYNSQTSDSPSLSSSSLPEWKSARATYYAEADPRDAVGGACGYGDLERGGYGKATAGLSTVLFEKGQICGACYEVRCVEDLRWCIPGTSIIVTATNFCAPNYGFPADGGGKCNPPNPHFVLPIEIFEKIAIWKASNMPIQYRRIKCRKEGGMRFTINGNGIFLSVLISNVGGAGDLMAVKIKGSRTGWLSMNRNWGQNWHLNADLKNQPLSFEITTSDGLTLTSYNVAPKDWDFGQSFEGKQFES